In Microbacterium sp. 1.5R, the following are encoded in one genomic region:
- a CDS encoding N-6 DNA methylase, with translation MRVVGHQSRWLPPEWEHASEPCRRPRHSDAPQGGGAFFTPDAIAEFTTNWAVRTADDLVLEPSCGEAAFLTQAVRRLTELQAATSGFAVPPRVDGVEIHDASAAEADRLVRAAGGDPNIITSDFFLVEPEPKYTAVIGNPPYIRFQDFSGEARTRSRAAALQAGVNMSGLASSWAAFTVHSALMLRKGGRLALVVPAELLSVNYAAEVRRFLFDRFAHVDLVMFTERVFPEVQEEVVLLLADGYETGSAKHASIYQAQNAAALSETLSATTWTPSDPSEKWTPSLLSADALNVYSGLLASGDFRPLETWGDTTLGMVTGNNKYFSMSPAKAAELEIPQSELLKLSPPGSRPPVEVGRLVCRVAGGEFTAAGVLASEPLGFPIERRKSRRIARSVESASQIVEVASVERASRVYEVIRFCHYSTLLPPVASMA, from the coding sequence GTGCGCGTCGTTGGTCATCAGAGTCGGTGGCTACCTCCAGAATGGGAACATGCGTCCGAACCTTGCCGTCGTCCCCGACACAGCGACGCTCCGCAAGGCGGCGGTGCGTTCTTCACGCCCGATGCAATCGCAGAGTTCACAACGAACTGGGCGGTCCGAACAGCGGACGACCTCGTCCTCGAACCCTCCTGCGGTGAAGCGGCCTTCCTGACGCAAGCCGTTCGCCGTCTCACGGAGCTTCAGGCAGCAACCAGCGGTTTCGCGGTGCCTCCTCGCGTCGATGGCGTCGAGATTCACGATGCCAGCGCGGCCGAAGCCGACCGTCTCGTGCGCGCTGCGGGCGGCGACCCGAACATCATCACGAGCGACTTCTTCCTGGTGGAACCCGAGCCGAAATATACGGCGGTCATTGGCAATCCTCCCTACATCCGGTTCCAGGACTTCTCCGGCGAAGCTCGAACTCGTAGCCGCGCGGCAGCGCTCCAGGCGGGCGTGAACATGAGCGGCCTCGCTTCGTCATGGGCCGCGTTCACGGTTCATTCGGCGCTGATGTTGCGCAAGGGCGGACGACTCGCCCTCGTTGTTCCGGCCGAGCTGCTCAGTGTGAACTACGCCGCCGAGGTTCGACGGTTCCTGTTCGACCGCTTCGCTCACGTAGACCTCGTCATGTTCACAGAACGCGTGTTCCCGGAGGTGCAGGAAGAAGTCGTCCTTCTGCTGGCCGATGGCTACGAAACGGGTAGCGCGAAGCACGCATCCATCTACCAGGCACAGAACGCGGCAGCCCTGTCGGAGACGCTCTCTGCGACAACCTGGACGCCGTCGGACCCGTCCGAGAAGTGGACACCTTCGCTACTCTCGGCTGACGCACTGAACGTCTACAGCGGGCTGCTGGCCAGCGGCGACTTCAGGCCCCTCGAAACTTGGGGCGATACGACCTTGGGCATGGTCACCGGGAACAACAAGTACTTCTCCATGTCCCCCGCGAAAGCAGCCGAGCTGGAGATTCCGCAGTCGGAGCTGTTGAAGCTCAGCCCTCCCGGAAGTAGGCCTCCAGTCGAGGTGGGTCGCCTCGTCTGCCGGGTAGCCGGGGGCGAGTTCACCGCCGCAGGCGTATTGGCCAGCGAACCACTGGGATTCCCAATCGAACGCAGGAAGTCGCGTCGCATCGCTCGCTCGGTCGAAAGCGCTTCGCAGATAGTCGAGGTTGCGTCGGTTGAGCGCGCCAGTCGGGTCTACGAGGTCATCAGGTTCTGCCACTACTCGACACTATTGCCCCCAGTAGCATCGATGGCATGA
- a CDS encoding ArsR/SmtB family transcription factor: MEDISVVTAVHHPLRRRIYDYLLLYGTSQVTALARSLDAQVGSISHHLRMLERAGLVERAEDPSGDRRTSWWKIARRGLTWSAEDFADSPADALLAREAQRQSIRMQIERLQRWQRRHDDPAVAGYDASNTETTAWATPDELRDLSSRLSATLKDWRDSVDLEDGQQRTPIFFFAHAFPTTP; the protein is encoded by the coding sequence ATGGAAGACATCTCGGTCGTCACCGCCGTGCACCACCCGCTGCGCCGACGCATCTACGACTACCTGCTGCTGTACGGCACATCGCAGGTGACGGCACTCGCCCGGTCGCTCGATGCGCAGGTCGGCAGCATCAGCCATCATCTGCGCATGCTGGAGCGGGCGGGCCTCGTCGAGCGCGCCGAGGACCCGTCGGGCGACCGGCGCACGAGCTGGTGGAAGATCGCCCGTCGCGGCCTGACCTGGTCGGCGGAAGACTTCGCGGACTCCCCCGCCGACGCGCTTCTGGCGCGCGAAGCGCAACGGCAGAGCATCCGGATGCAGATCGAGCGCCTCCAACGCTGGCAGCGCCGGCACGATGATCCGGCCGTCGCCGGCTATGACGCCTCGAACACCGAGACCACGGCCTGGGCGACGCCGGACGAGCTGCGCGACCTCAGCTCGAGGCTGTCGGCGACGCTGAAGGACTGGCGCGACTCGGTCGATCTCGAAGACGGGCAGCAGCGGACACCGATCTTCTTCTTCGCGCACGCCTTCCCGACGACACCATGA
- a CDS encoding LLM class flavin-dependent oxidoreductase translates to MTRPQHFGWFLARGFGPQGWGYPSLDWDYDWTRPEIYQEAARTLEQAGFDLLIIEDAPSLGSPDTIDLRVRHAFGGPKHDPLLLAPYLFQATRHLGVVPTVNPAAYLPYTAARQFSTLQHLSGHRLGLNVVTDTGSARHFSAAEQLGHDAAYDRAEEWLAGIRSLWRSWDDGALVRDRETDVFADGSKLRSVQHRGTHFDFDGPLNAVPFTDGEPSIVSPGGSGRGLGFAGANSDVQLALAPLDEASVRAYRAKIHDAAIAAGRSPDDIKILFAIQPVITSSAEEADRIVASSAHPDDATLVQIARKQSSDLETDLTSLDLDRPLDLEIFGEHVSRGSIQRLIGDRGDDAPLRAHLAALARTGRISDRSGFVGTAEEFADLIEELGEWGNDGVLLWGDFHPVTLHRTLDELVPVLRRRGILRRDYVDGGLQANLRAF, encoded by the coding sequence ATGACCCGGCCCCAGCACTTCGGGTGGTTCCTGGCACGCGGCTTCGGCCCGCAGGGGTGGGGCTATCCGTCGCTGGACTGGGACTACGACTGGACCCGTCCGGAGATCTACCAGGAGGCGGCTCGCACGCTCGAGCAGGCAGGCTTCGACCTCCTCATCATCGAGGACGCGCCGTCGCTCGGCTCTCCCGACACGATCGACCTCCGCGTGCGCCATGCCTTCGGCGGCCCCAAGCACGACCCGCTGCTGCTCGCTCCCTACCTCTTCCAGGCGACACGGCATCTCGGGGTCGTGCCCACCGTGAACCCGGCGGCGTACCTGCCGTATACCGCGGCTCGGCAGTTCTCCACGCTTCAGCACCTCAGTGGCCACCGCCTCGGGCTCAACGTGGTGACCGACACCGGCAGTGCGCGACATTTCTCCGCCGCGGAACAGCTCGGGCACGATGCGGCATACGACCGCGCCGAAGAATGGCTCGCCGGCATCCGCTCGCTCTGGCGCAGCTGGGACGACGGTGCGCTGGTCCGCGATCGCGAGACCGACGTGTTCGCCGACGGATCGAAGCTGCGCTCCGTGCAGCACCGCGGAACGCACTTCGACTTCGACGGCCCGTTGAACGCCGTGCCGTTCACCGACGGGGAGCCGTCGATCGTCTCCCCCGGCGGCTCCGGCCGCGGCCTCGGATTCGCCGGCGCCAACTCCGATGTGCAGCTCGCCCTCGCGCCGCTGGACGAGGCCTCGGTGCGTGCCTATCGAGCGAAGATCCACGATGCGGCGATCGCCGCCGGACGCTCGCCGGACGACATCAAGATCCTGTTCGCGATCCAGCCGGTGATCACATCATCCGCCGAGGAGGCCGACCGAATCGTCGCCTCCTCCGCGCATCCCGACGACGCGACCCTCGTGCAGATCGCACGCAAGCAGTCCAGCGACCTGGAGACGGATCTGACCTCGCTCGATCTCGACAGACCACTCGACCTCGAGATCTTCGGCGAGCACGTCTCGCGCGGGAGCATCCAGCGCCTGATCGGCGACCGCGGAGACGATGCTCCTCTGCGAGCCCATCTCGCCGCGCTCGCTCGGACGGGCCGCATCTCCGATCGCTCGGGTTTCGTCGGCACTGCCGAGGAGTTCGCAGATCTGATCGAAGAGCTCGGCGAGTGGGGCAACGACGGCGTCCTGCTGTGGGGCGACTTCCACCCCGTCACGCTGCATCGGACGCTGGATGAACTCGTGCCCGTTCTTCGACGCCGGGGCATCCTTCGCCGGGACTACGTCGACGGAGGGCTGCAGGCGAACCTCCGCGCGTTCTGA
- a CDS encoding RES domain-containing protein, which produces MHFDSVSPTQDAMCLVHIGDVHLLQRVSPFAEDGECTICTTDDLDPSGQVVNLERLARVVEEVAQESYDHEGWISDGAQILEPLTTEEVVMALLEDAIEPEALDLAVALTASLINEELDWFEPFGMDREDGIEIEWDFFEQRVKHETRLLLRPRDGGRAASAAEKNYAFIESLLFLSEERAGLIRELPRGTKLYRARSERDAIEFERTARERPARELGPAPSERASAGRMNAQGVPMFYVALDAETACAEVASHSPYDEAVVGRFIVQQKLRVLDLTTVPEPRSMFDETPPDDIDERLNSLSVYRDRITRPVILDGSHPVDYAPTQVITDAFRYWPEQPLDGIMYPSRVRDGGKNLVLFYGDRMWFESPEEKSSRFEGFIRLTDHNRKTSLFHIDPKTVRRYRVKRDISVQRAWPYDG; this is translated from the coding sequence ATGCACTTCGACTCTGTCTCGCCGACCCAAGACGCGATGTGCCTGGTGCACATTGGGGACGTTCACTTGCTTCAGCGCGTGTCGCCGTTCGCAGAGGACGGCGAATGCACGATATGCACGACAGATGACCTAGACCCGAGTGGTCAAGTGGTGAACCTGGAGCGCCTGGCTCGCGTTGTGGAGGAAGTAGCTCAGGAGAGCTATGACCACGAGGGCTGGATTTCCGATGGCGCGCAGATTCTGGAGCCGCTCACCACGGAGGAAGTGGTCATGGCACTTCTCGAAGACGCTATCGAGCCGGAAGCGCTCGACCTTGCCGTCGCGCTCACCGCCTCCCTCATCAACGAAGAACTCGACTGGTTCGAGCCGTTCGGCATGGATAGGGAGGACGGAATCGAGATTGAGTGGGACTTTTTCGAGCAGCGAGTAAAGCACGAGACGCGCCTTCTGCTCCGACCTCGGGATGGCGGTCGCGCGGCGTCAGCAGCAGAGAAGAACTACGCATTCATTGAGTCCTTGCTGTTTCTCTCGGAGGAGCGCGCCGGACTGATTAGAGAGCTTCCACGAGGAACGAAGTTGTATCGGGCGCGGTCCGAGCGCGACGCAATCGAGTTCGAGCGCACTGCGCGGGAGCGTCCGGCGCGAGAGCTTGGCCCAGCGCCGAGCGAGCGTGCGAGCGCGGGGCGCATGAACGCGCAGGGCGTGCCGATGTTCTATGTGGCGCTCGATGCAGAGACAGCATGCGCGGAGGTCGCGTCGCACAGTCCGTACGACGAAGCCGTCGTCGGGCGCTTCATCGTGCAACAGAAGCTGCGGGTGCTGGACCTCACGACGGTTCCGGAGCCACGCAGCATGTTCGACGAAACGCCTCCGGATGACATCGATGAGCGTCTGAACTCGTTGAGCGTCTACCGCGACCGCATCACGAGGCCCGTTATTCTTGACGGTAGTCACCCGGTGGACTACGCGCCCACCCAGGTGATTACGGACGCTTTCCGCTACTGGCCGGAGCAGCCGCTTGACGGCATCATGTATCCCTCGCGTGTGCGAGACGGTGGCAAGAACCTTGTCTTGTTCTACGGCGACCGTATGTGGTTCGAGTCACCTGAGGAGAAGTCTTCACGATTCGAAGGCTTCATTCGGCTGACCGACCACAACCGGAAGACATCGCTGTTTCACATCGACCCGAAGACCGTTCGCAGATACCGGGTGAAGCGAGACATCAGCGTCCAGAGGGCTTGGCCCTACGACGGGTGA
- a CDS encoding MFS transporter, which produces MTAADPVQLVEPPALRRDHRVHAWILVKALSDAGDALWTIALAWTAVQTASPAVAGLIVAAGTLPRAVVLLFGGMIADRADARRVMMLFNAVRVGVLVTVALWVLSAPPTVGVLLLAAIAFGVCDAFYEPSAGTVARQLVRAADLPSYGALSQTASRLGTMAGAAVGGVIVASAGLVGSAAVNAVTFTVVIAFIAIWLRPRFLLARADRQSALRDIAGGFAHLGAHPTTRTLVVALSGLNLAVGPAVGIGLALRAHDEGWGAPAVGLFEALLGLGAAIGAVSVARWRPRREARAGFRALMLQGLAIVALGWGPAWSVGVAAFVIGATAGYASVLLSATFSATVDTAYLGRMSSITRLGDDCLMPLAMAAFGLLASTTALWVPFALFGGAMTASMVAPLANPAFRSMSLRTAVGST; this is translated from the coding sequence ATGACCGCCGCAGACCCTGTGCAGCTCGTCGAGCCGCCGGCGTTGCGACGAGACCATCGAGTGCATGCGTGGATCCTCGTCAAGGCGCTCTCGGACGCGGGCGACGCCCTGTGGACGATCGCGCTGGCGTGGACCGCCGTGCAGACGGCCTCGCCTGCGGTCGCAGGACTCATCGTCGCCGCCGGCACTCTGCCTCGTGCGGTCGTCCTGCTGTTCGGCGGCATGATCGCCGACCGCGCGGACGCGCGCCGAGTGATGATGCTGTTCAACGCCGTCCGGGTGGGCGTTCTCGTGACGGTGGCGCTCTGGGTGCTCTCCGCGCCGCCCACCGTGGGTGTGCTCCTCCTCGCCGCCATCGCATTCGGCGTCTGCGACGCCTTCTACGAGCCCTCGGCGGGCACCGTCGCCCGCCAGCTCGTGCGAGCCGCTGACCTGCCGTCCTACGGCGCTCTCTCGCAGACCGCATCGCGACTCGGAACGATGGCCGGCGCGGCCGTCGGCGGTGTGATCGTCGCGTCCGCGGGCCTCGTCGGAAGCGCGGCGGTGAACGCGGTGACTTTCACCGTCGTCATCGCGTTCATCGCCATCTGGCTCAGACCGCGGTTCCTGCTCGCACGGGCAGACCGACAGTCCGCTCTTCGCGACATCGCGGGTGGATTCGCCCACCTCGGCGCACATCCGACCACCCGCACGCTCGTCGTCGCCCTCTCGGGGCTCAACCTCGCGGTCGGTCCGGCCGTCGGGATCGGCCTCGCGCTCCGAGCACACGACGAAGGCTGGGGCGCGCCGGCTGTAGGGCTGTTCGAAGCTCTGTTGGGACTCGGCGCGGCGATCGGCGCCGTGTCCGTCGCCAGGTGGCGGCCTCGGCGCGAGGCACGCGCGGGATTCCGTGCTCTGATGCTGCAGGGATTGGCCATCGTCGCACTCGGCTGGGGTCCCGCGTGGAGTGTCGGAGTCGCTGCCTTCGTCATCGGTGCGACCGCCGGCTACGCATCGGTGCTGCTCAGCGCCACGTTCTCGGCAACCGTCGACACCGCGTACCTCGGCCGCATGAGCTCCATCACCCGGTTGGGCGACGACTGCCTGATGCCGCTCGCGATGGCCGCGTTCGGTCTGCTCGCGTCGACCACCGCGCTCTGGGTTCCCTTCGCCCTCTTCGGTGGAGCGATGACGGCATCGATGGTGGCGCCGTTGGCCAACCCCGCGTTCCGGAGCATGTCGCTGCGCACAGCCGTCGGATCCACATGA
- a CDS encoding RNA polymerase sigma factor: protein MPVQTSDQRVAARAAAGDESAFRELYRAYARPVYWIAHGIVGAAADAEDVTQETFVTAWRKLPGFELQGDSILPWLATICRFQAANRLRQRRRDQANTADAVDETLPSTVSVEEQVITADLAERIAAEVGTLSDLDRAIFRLCAAEGYAYQAAAEELGVSHAIVRNRLSRVRTRLRGAVKEASDA from the coding sequence ATGCCAGTGCAGACGAGTGACCAGAGAGTGGCGGCGCGGGCCGCGGCAGGTGACGAGAGCGCCTTCCGCGAGCTGTACCGCGCGTACGCCCGCCCGGTCTACTGGATCGCACACGGGATCGTCGGCGCCGCCGCGGATGCCGAGGACGTGACTCAGGAGACCTTCGTCACGGCGTGGCGGAAGCTGCCGGGGTTCGAGCTGCAGGGAGACTCCATCCTCCCGTGGCTCGCGACGATCTGCCGCTTCCAGGCCGCGAACCGCCTGCGCCAGCGCAGACGCGACCAGGCCAACACCGCGGATGCGGTCGATGAGACCCTCCCCTCGACGGTCAGCGTGGAGGAGCAGGTGATCACCGCGGACCTCGCAGAGCGGATCGCGGCCGAGGTCGGCACCCTCAGCGACCTCGATCGCGCGATCTTCCGCCTCTGCGCCGCGGAAGGCTACGCCTACCAGGCTGCGGCCGAGGAGCTCGGCGTGAGCCACGCCATCGTCCGGAACCGTCTCTCCCGAGTCCGCACCCGACTGCGTGGTGCCGTGAAGGAAGCGAGCGACGCATGA
- a CDS encoding DUF427 domain-containing protein, which yields MRRPRPLVPSPGQESVWDYPRPPKVEPVAARITVRLGGQLIADTRDAVRVLETSHPPVYYLPIADFTAGSLSDAPGSSFCEFKGAARYLDVRGGAQTAAGAAWNYPNPSRGFEMLADRVAVYAGPMDECTVGDEVVTPQPGGFYGGWVTSTVVGPFKGAPGTLGW from the coding sequence ATGCGCAGACCCCGCCCTCTCGTGCCCTCGCCCGGTCAGGAATCCGTCTGGGACTATCCTCGACCGCCGAAGGTCGAGCCCGTGGCTGCGCGCATCACCGTTCGCCTCGGCGGCCAGCTCATCGCCGACACGCGCGACGCGGTGCGAGTCCTCGAGACGAGCCATCCTCCCGTGTACTACCTGCCGATCGCCGACTTCACGGCGGGCTCGCTCTCTGACGCGCCGGGCTCCTCGTTCTGCGAGTTCAAGGGAGCCGCACGCTACCTCGACGTGCGAGGTGGAGCGCAGACGGCGGCCGGGGCCGCCTGGAACTACCCGAATCCCTCTCGAGGTTTCGAGATGCTGGCAGACCGGGTCGCCGTCTATGCGGGTCCGATGGACGAGTGCACGGTGGGGGACGAGGTCGTCACACCGCAGCCGGGCGGGTTCTACGGCGGGTGGGTCACGTCGACGGTCGTCGGCCCCTTCAAGGGTGCACCCGGCACCCTGGGCTGGTGA
- a CDS encoding TerC/Alx family metal homeostasis membrane protein, with protein MEIPVWFEITSMIVLTIILIGDLLLIRLRPHIPSTKESTLWVVFYVGLALLFAVLLGNVAGWRNAGDFITGWALEYSLSIDNLFVFVLIMAQFAVPRRLQQQVLMVGIIIALVLRGAFILVGVTIVEHFSPIFYIFGAFLIYTAIKQAMPEGEHEDDVKKENFIVRLLRRRIDISEEYDGSKLRTTVDGKRMWTPMVIVFITIGVTDLIFAIDSIPAIFEITTNGFLVFAANIFALMGLRQLYFLLGDLLDRLRYLHYGIAVILGFIGIKLILHALHENELPFINGGQHVEWVPDIDNMVSLGVIVVAMTVATVASLIASSREKRAQRVSPTVE; from the coding sequence TTGGAAATCCCTGTCTGGTTCGAGATCACCTCGATGATCGTCCTCACGATCATCCTGATCGGCGACCTGCTTCTGATCCGACTTCGTCCCCACATCCCCTCGACCAAGGAGTCGACCCTGTGGGTGGTGTTCTACGTCGGACTCGCGCTGCTCTTCGCGGTTCTTCTCGGAAACGTCGCAGGCTGGCGAAACGCCGGCGACTTCATCACCGGCTGGGCGCTCGAATACAGCCTCTCGATCGACAACCTCTTCGTCTTCGTGCTGATCATGGCGCAGTTCGCGGTGCCGCGACGCTTGCAGCAGCAGGTGCTGATGGTCGGCATCATCATCGCCCTCGTCCTCCGCGGAGCGTTCATCCTCGTCGGCGTCACGATCGTCGAGCACTTCTCGCCGATCTTCTACATCTTCGGTGCCTTCCTCATCTACACCGCGATCAAGCAGGCGATGCCCGAGGGCGAGCACGAAGACGATGTGAAGAAGGAGAACTTCATCGTGCGCCTGCTGCGGCGCCGCATCGACATCAGCGAGGAGTACGACGGCTCGAAGCTGCGCACGACCGTCGACGGCAAGCGCATGTGGACGCCGATGGTCATCGTGTTCATCACGATCGGCGTCACCGACCTGATCTTCGCGATCGACTCGATCCCGGCCATCTTCGAGATCACCACCAACGGGTTCCTCGTCTTCGCCGCGAACATCTTCGCGCTCATGGGCCTGCGCCAGCTCTACTTCCTGCTCGGCGATCTGCTCGATCGTCTGCGCTACCTCCACTACGGGATCGCGGTCATCCTCGGATTCATCGGCATCAAGCTGATCCTTCATGCGCTTCACGAGAACGAGCTGCCGTTCATCAACGGCGGTCAGCATGTCGAGTGGGTTCCCGACATCGACAACATGGTGTCGCTGGGCGTCATCGTCGTGGCGATGACCGTGGCCACCGTCGCCAGCCTCATCGCCTCGTCTCGGGAGAAGCGGGCGCAGCGGGTCAGCCCGACGGTCGAGTGA
- a CDS encoding LON peptidase substrate-binding domain-containing protein has protein sequence MSEIPMFPLGSVLFPYTPLPLRVFEPRYLTMIGQLLDEDDPQFGVVLIERGHEVGGGDRRSGFGTMARLVSVAADAQVLHTLAVGTARFTVDQWLDEAPYPRAEVTPLPELTWNDALTPLRTEAEAIVRRVLARTDSPWDADTELSDEPLAAAWQLAAIAPLGEYDQYTLLQSTTVGALLRQVIDLTLDAEALWTAE, from the coding sequence ATGTCAGAAATACCGATGTTCCCGCTGGGGTCGGTGCTCTTCCCGTACACCCCGCTCCCGCTCCGCGTGTTCGAGCCGCGGTACCTCACCATGATCGGGCAGCTGCTCGACGAGGACGACCCTCAGTTCGGCGTCGTGCTCATCGAGCGCGGACATGAGGTCGGCGGTGGCGACCGCCGCAGTGGATTCGGCACGATGGCGCGCCTGGTGAGCGTGGCGGCGGATGCCCAGGTGCTGCACACCCTGGCGGTCGGCACGGCACGCTTCACCGTCGACCAGTGGCTGGACGAAGCTCCTTACCCGCGCGCAGAGGTGACCCCGCTGCCCGAGCTGACCTGGAACGACGCCCTCACACCCCTGCGCACCGAAGCCGAGGCGATCGTGCGCCGGGTGCTGGCACGCACCGACTCGCCTTGGGACGCCGACACCGAGCTGTCCGACGAACCGCTCGCGGCCGCCTGGCAGCTCGCCGCCATCGCGCCGCTGGGCGAATACGACCAGTACACGCTGCTGCAGTCCACCACGGTGGGCGCTCTGCTGCGTCAGGTGATCGATCTCACGCTCGACGCCGAGGCGCTCTGGACGGCGGAGTGA
- a CDS encoding DUF4349 domain-containing protein: MNDTSTEPLPELTDAAVERIERAVFEDIAAELPRQSPAEKRGRVRRRRWLTGTGIAAAFVIGVLITPPILTAVGGSATSSADGGGVTVVEDARSGAVDQSAPSALTESAESGAVAGDVAAGDREIIATANATVEVKDVSDAAVAIGTLAESHGGYVESTEIGGTPAVDASSDPVAADSEYGWISIRVPSADLPAVIDELTESGEVLSSSIAQQDVTSTAIDLRARIDATRASVQRLSELMSQTGTVAELIEAEVALTDRQAQLESYEQQLASLEDQVAMSSLSVQLTRTAAPTTADPAGFSDGLVAGWNGLVVSLNALVVSVGFLLPWLAVAGLVVLIIWGVRRARRGRRGSDAADTDS, from the coding sequence ATGAACGACACCTCCACCGAGCCACTGCCCGAGCTCACCGATGCCGCAGTGGAGCGCATCGAGAGAGCCGTGTTCGAGGACATCGCCGCCGAGCTGCCGCGGCAGTCGCCTGCAGAGAAGCGCGGTCGCGTTCGTCGTCGTCGGTGGCTCACCGGCACCGGCATCGCCGCGGCGTTCGTCATCGGCGTCCTCATCACCCCGCCCATCCTCACCGCGGTCGGCGGTTCGGCGACGAGCTCGGCCGACGGCGGGGGCGTGACTGTCGTCGAGGACGCTCGCTCGGGCGCCGTCGACCAGAGCGCGCCCTCGGCTCTGACCGAGTCAGCCGAGTCGGGTGCGGTCGCCGGAGATGTCGCAGCGGGTGATCGTGAGATCATCGCCACGGCCAACGCCACGGTGGAGGTGAAGGACGTCTCGGACGCCGCGGTCGCCATCGGGACACTCGCAGAGTCGCATGGCGGCTACGTCGAGAGCACCGAGATCGGCGGGACCCCTGCCGTGGACGCCTCCTCCGATCCTGTCGCCGCGGACTCGGAGTACGGCTGGATCAGCATCCGCGTGCCGTCGGCGGATCTTCCCGCCGTCATCGATGAGCTCACCGAATCCGGCGAGGTGCTCTCCTCCTCCATCGCGCAGCAGGATGTGACCTCGACCGCGATCGATCTGCGAGCCCGCATCGATGCGACCAGGGCATCCGTCCAGCGACTCAGCGAGCTCATGTCCCAGACCGGCACCGTCGCGGAGCTCATCGAGGCGGAGGTGGCGCTGACCGATCGTCAGGCGCAGCTCGAGTCGTACGAGCAGCAGCTCGCCTCGCTCGAGGACCAGGTCGCGATGTCGAGTCTCTCGGTGCAGCTGACCCGCACCGCCGCGCCGACGACGGCCGATCCCGCAGGATTCTCCGATGGGCTCGTCGCGGGATGGAACGGGCTCGTGGTCTCGCTGAACGCCCTGGTGGTCTCTGTCGGATTCCTGCTTCCGTGGCTCGCCGTGGCCGGGCTGGTCGTGCTGATCATATGGGGCGTCCGCCGAGCACGCCGCGGTCGTCGAGGCTCCGACGCGGCGGATACCGACAGCTGA